From one Agrobacterium fabrum str. C58 genomic stretch:
- a CDS encoding amidohydrolase: protein MFLTNKDMLDLVELRHDLHRHPEISGEEKETARRIRTFLAQTKPDRLLADLGGHGVAAVYDSGKSGPAILIRSELDALPIHEKSEADYRSRTDGKGHLCGHDGHSTILTALALGLSRQRPQTGRVILLYQPAEETGAGAAAVLADPRFHEIKPDYSFSLHNLPGLPLGHVSVLEGPVNCASRGIKIRLSGKTAHASSPEHGVSPMQAISLMMPALAELGSGFPPEPDFSMVTITHAVMGEAAFGISPADAEIWATLRTLTDDRMEKLCTAAESLAKKVAGEQQLTLDIAYDDIFLHCENAPEAVAHIRRALDEEKIPYNSEALPMRASEDFGRFRAVSSSAMFFLGAGRDYPNLHNPDYDFPDTLIGIGARIFMRIIRNLTDVE, encoded by the coding sequence ATGTTTCTGACCAACAAGGACATGCTCGATCTCGTCGAGCTTCGCCATGATCTGCACCGCCATCCGGAAATTTCCGGGGAGGAAAAGGAGACCGCTCGGCGCATCCGCACTTTCCTTGCGCAGACAAAACCCGACCGGCTTCTCGCCGATCTTGGCGGCCATGGCGTGGCGGCGGTCTATGACAGCGGTAAAAGCGGCCCGGCGATCCTGATCCGCTCGGAACTCGATGCCCTGCCCATTCATGAGAAGAGCGAGGCCGATTATCGCTCCCGCACCGACGGCAAGGGCCATCTTTGCGGTCATGATGGCCACTCCACCATCCTGACGGCACTGGCGCTCGGCCTCTCCAGGCAAAGGCCGCAAACCGGTCGCGTCATCCTTCTCTACCAGCCAGCCGAGGAAACCGGCGCAGGTGCCGCCGCCGTTCTTGCCGACCCGCGCTTTCACGAGATAAAACCTGATTATTCCTTTTCGCTGCATAATCTGCCCGGTCTGCCGCTCGGCCATGTCAGTGTGCTGGAAGGCCCGGTCAATTGCGCATCGCGCGGCATCAAGATCCGCCTTTCGGGAAAGACGGCGCATGCCTCTTCACCGGAGCACGGCGTTTCGCCAATGCAGGCGATATCCCTGATGATGCCGGCTCTGGCCGAACTCGGTTCCGGCTTCCCGCCCGAGCCCGATTTTTCGATGGTGACGATCACCCATGCCGTGATGGGCGAGGCCGCCTTCGGTATTTCCCCAGCCGATGCGGAAATCTGGGCAACGCTCAGAACCTTGACCGACGACCGGATGGAAAAGCTCTGCACAGCTGCGGAATCACTGGCGAAGAAGGTGGCAGGCGAGCAGCAACTGACGCTCGACATCGCCTATGACGATATTTTCCTGCATTGCGAAAATGCGCCAGAGGCGGTCGCGCACATAAGGCGGGCACTCGACGAGGAGAAAATTCCCTACAATTCGGAGGCTCTGCCCATGCGGGCCTCCGAAGATTTCGGCCGTTTCCGCGCCGTCTCGTCGTCAGCCATGTTCTTTCTCGGCGCCGGCAGAGATTACCCCAACCTGCACAATCCCGATTATGACTTTCCGGACACGTTGATCGGCATCGGCGCACGCATCTTCATGCGCATCATCCGCAATCTTACAGACGTGGAATAG
- a CDS encoding aspartate aminotransferase family protein yields the protein MTILPNSVEARDIAYQMHPNVNLRKFEKTGGLVIESGEGIYVTDSSGKRYIEAMAGLWSVALGFGEQRLVDAATKQMQKLPYYHTFSYKTHGPSVDLAELLIELSPVPMSKVHFTSSGSEANDLVAKMVWYRSNALGKKDKKKIIGRIKGYHGVTIASASITGLPRNHESFDLPLDRMLHTACPSYVHFGKDGESEAEFTARILGELEELILREGPETVAAFWGEPVMGAGGVLLPPEGYWEGVQAILKKYDILLVVDEVICGFGRTGKMFACETYDIKPDVLVVSKQISSSYMPLSAIIMNDSFYQPIADESDRIGSFGHGYTASGHPVATAVGLENLKIIQERDLVGNVARLEGKFLDHLKALADHPLIHSSRGIGLLGALEVKPWDGTKPGDTTLALAAAIESEGVITRPIGESICFCPPLIITAEQLDELFAGVKRGLDNALAARG from the coding sequence ATGACCATCCTGCCCAATTCCGTCGAGGCACGCGATATCGCCTATCAGATGCACCCGAACGTCAACCTGCGCAAATTCGAAAAGACCGGCGGTCTGGTGATCGAAAGCGGCGAGGGCATCTATGTGACCGACAGCAGCGGCAAGCGCTACATCGAGGCGATGGCGGGCCTATGGTCGGTGGCGCTCGGTTTTGGCGAACAGCGGCTGGTGGATGCGGCAACGAAGCAGATGCAGAAGCTGCCCTATTACCACACCTTCTCCTACAAGACCCATGGCCCGTCCGTTGATCTCGCCGAACTGCTGATCGAGCTTTCACCGGTGCCGATGTCCAAGGTGCACTTCACCTCCTCCGGCTCCGAGGCCAACGACCTCGTTGCCAAGATGGTCTGGTATCGCTCGAATGCGCTCGGCAAAAAGGACAAGAAGAAGATTATCGGCCGCATCAAGGGCTATCATGGCGTGACGATCGCATCCGCCTCCATCACCGGCCTGCCGCGCAATCATGAGAGCTTCGACCTGCCGCTGGACCGCATGCTGCACACCGCCTGCCCCTCCTATGTCCATTTCGGAAAGGATGGGGAAAGCGAGGCGGAATTTACCGCGCGTATCCTCGGTGAATTGGAAGAGCTGATCCTGCGCGAAGGTCCCGAGACCGTCGCTGCCTTCTGGGGCGAGCCGGTCATGGGTGCCGGTGGGGTTCTGTTGCCGCCGGAAGGGTATTGGGAAGGCGTGCAGGCGATCCTGAAGAAATACGACATCCTGCTTGTCGTGGATGAGGTAATCTGCGGTTTTGGCCGCACCGGCAAGATGTTTGCCTGCGAGACCTATGACATCAAGCCCGACGTGCTTGTCGTCTCCAAGCAGATTTCGTCGTCCTACATGCCGCTTTCGGCAATCATCATGAACGACAGTTTCTACCAGCCGATTGCCGATGAATCAGATCGTATCGGCTCCTTTGGCCATGGCTACACCGCCTCCGGCCACCCTGTCGCGACCGCGGTGGGCCTCGAAAACCTGAAGATCATTCAGGAGCGCGATCTGGTCGGCAATGTCGCCCGGCTGGAGGGTAAATTCCTCGATCATCTGAAGGCGCTTGCCGATCACCCGCTCATCCATTCCTCGCGTGGCATCGGCCTTCTCGGTGCGCTGGAGGTAAAACCTTGGGATGGCACGAAACCGGGCGATACGACGCTGGCGCTGGCCGCGGCTATCGAAAGTGAAGGTGTCATCACTCGACCGATCGGTGAATCGATCTGCTTCTGCCCGCCGCTGATCATCACGGCCGAGCAGCTGGATGAGCTGTTTGCCGGCGTCAAGCGCGGTCTTGATAACGCGCTGGCTGCAAGGGGCTGA
- a CDS encoding dicarboxylate/amino acid:cation symporter produces MIDSTAVAAGHAKQPFYKHLYFQVLVAIIAGIALGHFYPTFGEQLKPLGDGFIRLVKMIIAPVIFLTVATGIAGMNDMKKVGRVAGKAMIYFLVFSTLALIVGLIVANTVQPGAGMNIDPATLDAKAVATYADKAHEQTITGFLMNIIPTTIVGAFASGDILQVLFFSVLFGIALGIVGEKGKPVTDFMHAMMYPIFKLVAILMKAAPIGAFGAMAFTIGKYGISSVTNLAMLIGTFYITSALFVFVVLGAVCRYNGFSIVALIRYIKEELLLVLGTSSSEAALPGLMSKMEKAGCKRSVVGLVIPTGYSFNLDGTNIYMTLAALFIAQATGIHLSFGEQILLLLVAMLSSKGAAGITGAGFITLAATLSVVPSVPVAGMALILGIDRFMSECRALTNFVGNAVATIVVARWEGELDQEQLARVLSGKEEFTSIADVDALPASVQPAE; encoded by the coding sequence ATGATCGACAGCACAGCCGTGGCCGCAGGCCACGCCAAGCAGCCATTCTACAAGCACCTGTATTTTCAGGTTCTGGTGGCCATCATCGCCGGTATCGCACTCGGCCATTTTTACCCGACCTTCGGCGAACAGCTGAAGCCGCTCGGCGACGGCTTCATCCGCCTCGTCAAGATGATCATCGCTCCCGTCATCTTCCTCACCGTCGCAACCGGCATTGCCGGCATGAACGACATGAAGAAGGTTGGCCGCGTGGCCGGTAAGGCCATGATCTACTTCCTGGTCTTCTCCACGCTCGCGCTCATCGTCGGCCTGATCGTTGCCAACACCGTGCAGCCGGGCGCCGGGATGAACATCGATCCGGCGACCCTGGATGCCAAGGCTGTCGCGACCTATGCCGACAAGGCCCATGAGCAGACCATCACCGGCTTCCTGATGAACATCATTCCGACCACCATCGTCGGTGCGTTTGCCAGCGGTGATATCCTGCAGGTGCTGTTCTTCTCCGTGCTGTTCGGCATCGCACTCGGCATCGTCGGCGAAAAGGGCAAGCCCGTCACCGATTTCATGCATGCCATGATGTACCCGATCTTCAAGCTGGTCGCGATCCTGATGAAGGCCGCCCCCATCGGCGCTTTCGGTGCCATGGCATTTACCATCGGCAAATACGGCATTTCCTCCGTCACCAATCTCGCCATGCTGATCGGCACCTTCTACATCACGTCCGCGCTCTTCGTGTTCGTGGTTCTCGGCGCGGTCTGCCGTTATAACGGCTTCTCCATCGTCGCGCTGATCCGCTACATCAAAGAAGAGCTGCTGCTGGTTCTCGGCACCTCTTCATCGGAAGCAGCCCTGCCGGGCCTGATGAGCAAGATGGAAAAGGCTGGCTGCAAGCGCTCCGTCGTCGGCCTCGTCATCCCCACCGGTTACTCCTTCAACCTTGATGGCACCAACATCTACATGACGCTGGCCGCCCTCTTCATCGCGCAGGCAACCGGTATCCACCTGTCCTTTGGCGAACAGATCCTGCTGCTGCTTGTGGCCATGCTCTCCTCCAAGGGCGCTGCCGGCATCACTGGCGCTGGCTTCATCACGCTGGCCGCAACCCTCTCGGTCGTGCCTTCGGTTCCGGTCGCCGGCATGGCGCTGATCCTCGGCATCGACCGCTTCATGTCGGAATGCCGCGCGCTCACCAACTTCGTCGGCAATGCTGTCGCCACCATCGTCGTCGCCCGCTGGGAAGGCGAACTCGACCAGGAGCAGCTCGCGCGCGTCCTCAGCGGCAAGGAAGAATTCACCAGCATTGCCGATGTGGACGCCCTGCCGGCATCGGTGCAGCCCGCCGAATAA
- a CDS encoding SDR family NAD(P)-dependent oxidoreductase — protein MAVPFMLLTGASRGIGHATVKLFQEKGWRILTVSRQPFSEECRWPSARESHIQADLEDLSRIDDLADEVRSRLPEGKLAALVNNAGISPKGEGGSRLGVVDTTADIWTRVMNVNLISTALLARALLPELEVAKGSIVNVTSIVGSRVHPFAGVAYAASKAALAALTRELAHEFGPRGVRANAIAPGEINTAILSPGTAELVDAQVPLGRLGTTTEVAQTIYFLCSEQSSYINGAEIHINGGQHV, from the coding sequence ATGGCTGTTCCTTTCATGCTTCTGACCGGCGCCAGCCGCGGAATAGGGCACGCCACCGTCAAGCTGTTTCAGGAGAAGGGCTGGAGGATTCTCACCGTTTCGCGGCAGCCCTTTTCCGAGGAATGCCGGTGGCCATCTGCGCGCGAGAGCCATATCCAGGCCGATCTTGAGGACTTGTCGCGGATTGATGATCTGGCAGACGAGGTGCGTTCGCGCCTGCCTGAAGGCAAGCTTGCCGCCCTCGTCAACAATGCCGGTATTTCGCCAAAGGGCGAAGGCGGCAGCCGTCTTGGCGTGGTGGACACCACGGCCGACATCTGGACGCGGGTGATGAATGTCAATCTCATCTCAACCGCGCTGCTTGCCCGTGCGCTGCTGCCGGAACTGGAAGTCGCCAAAGGCTCGATCGTCAACGTCACCTCCATCGTCGGGTCGCGGGTCCACCCATTTGCGGGCGTTGCCTATGCCGCTTCCAAGGCGGCGCTTGCAGCGCTGACGCGCGAACTGGCGCATGAATTCGGACCGCGTGGCGTACGCGCCAACGCCATCGCGCCGGGTGAAATCAACACCGCCATCCTGTCGCCCGGAACGGCTGAACTGGTGGATGCGCAGGTGCCGCTCGGCCGCCTCGGCACGACGACAGAGGTGGCGCAGACCATCTATTTCCTGTGCTCGGAACAGTCGAGCTACATCAACGGCGCTGAAATTCACATCAATGGCGGCCAGCACGTCTGA
- a CDS encoding sensor histidine kinase, with protein sequence MTYQDQAPHSQAKRRAQWLALAGLWLLVSLGMLLVADEFARRQAIRTAASEASTDAELKIALLNVALERPRAIPLVLSGDPDLAAALDGGGPPALDRLNRKLEGLIEGTQSSVIYVTGPTGLTIASSNWRQDDSFVGSNYAFREYFQAAMKTGMSEHYALGNVSRRPGLYISRRIDASDGRPLGVVIAKVEFNRLESDWNIGGKPVYVVDRNGVVLMTSVPEWRFKTVAPIDEARRKIIAESLQFGNETLATLPFRVARSSGDGVPLIHVDGPARARGDYLQLEVPVPTTSWTLHYLQPVAPALNVKIREGRVVALATLMPLMALSAFWLWRRHKALREKEEEQRARAELEMKVQERTRDLTKTRDHLQAEITLHEKTTGELRNVQHELVQANRLSILGQVAAGVAHEINQPVATIRAFADNARTLLKRDRLAEANENLEDIAALTERIGTITTDLKILARKGRTAAEPVSARLVIEGAVVLLRSRFSGQMDALDIVLPDQDLKVLGSRIRLEQILINLLQNALEATETIETARVEVRVREEGDMVVISVSDNGAGIPEAIRAQLFSPFNTSKESGLGLGLVISNDIASDYGGRIEVTSSGAGTSFSVYLKRA encoded by the coding sequence ATGACTTATCAGGATCAGGCACCTCATTCCCAGGCGAAACGACGGGCGCAATGGCTGGCGCTGGCTGGCCTGTGGTTGCTGGTCAGCCTGGGAATGCTGCTGGTGGCCGATGAGTTCGCCCGCCGCCAGGCGATACGCACTGCCGCCTCCGAGGCCTCGACCGATGCCGAACTGAAGATCGCGCTATTGAATGTCGCGCTCGAGCGGCCGCGCGCCATTCCGCTGGTGCTATCAGGCGATCCCGATCTTGCCGCCGCGCTTGACGGTGGCGGTCCGCCCGCCCTCGACCGGCTGAACCGCAAACTGGAAGGCCTGATCGAAGGCACGCAGTCCTCGGTGATCTACGTTACCGGGCCGACCGGGCTGACAATTGCCTCCAGCAACTGGCGGCAGGACGACAGCTTCGTTGGCTCCAATTACGCCTTCCGCGAATATTTTCAGGCGGCGATGAAGACGGGCATGTCCGAACATTATGCGCTGGGCAATGTCAGCCGCCGGCCAGGTCTTTATATTTCCCGCCGCATCGATGCCAGCGACGGGCGGCCACTTGGCGTCGTCATTGCCAAGGTGGAATTCAACCGTCTGGAGTCGGACTGGAACATTGGCGGCAAACCGGTCTATGTGGTCGACAGGAACGGCGTCGTTCTGATGACGAGTGTGCCGGAGTGGCGTTTCAAGACCGTGGCACCCATCGACGAGGCGCGGCGGAAGATCATTGCCGAAAGCCTGCAATTCGGCAATGAGACGCTTGCGACCCTGCCATTTAGGGTGGCCCGGTCGTCGGGCGATGGCGTTCCACTCATCCATGTCGATGGGCCGGCGCGCGCGCGTGGCGATTATCTGCAGCTGGAAGTGCCCGTGCCGACGACGTCATGGACCCTGCATTATCTGCAGCCCGTCGCACCGGCACTGAATGTCAAGATCCGCGAGGGCAGGGTGGTGGCGCTGGCGACGCTGATGCCGCTGATGGCGCTTTCCGCATTCTGGCTGTGGCGCAGGCACAAGGCGCTCCGGGAAAAGGAAGAGGAACAGCGCGCCCGGGCTGAACTGGAAATGAAGGTGCAGGAACGAACCCGTGACCTGACGAAAACGCGCGATCATCTGCAGGCCGAAATCACCCTGCATGAAAAAACCACCGGCGAGTTGCGCAATGTCCAGCACGAGCTGGTGCAGGCCAACCGCCTTTCCATTCTGGGCCAGGTGGCGGCGGGCGTGGCGCATGAAATCAACCAGCCGGTAGCGACCATCCGCGCCTTTGCCGATAATGCCCGTACCTTGCTGAAACGCGATCGTCTGGCCGAAGCCAATGAAAATCTGGAAGACATCGCCGCTCTCACCGAGCGTATCGGCACCATTACCACCGACCTGAAGATACTTGCACGCAAGGGCCGCACCGCCGCCGAACCCGTGAGTGCCAGGCTGGTCATCGAAGGCGCGGTCGTGCTGTTGCGCAGCCGTTTTTCCGGGCAGATGGATGCGCTGGATATCGTCCTGCCGGATCAGGATCTGAAGGTGCTCGGCAGCCGTATCCGGCTCGAGCAAATCCTCATCAACCTCCTGCAAAACGCGCTGGAAGCCACGGAAACGATTGAGACGGCGCGTGTCGAGGTGCGGGTGCGGGAGGAGGGCGACATGGTCGTGATTTCGGTCAGCGACAATGGCGCCGGCATTCCGGAGGCCATCCGCGCCCAGCTTTTTTCACCCTTCAACACATCAAAGGAAAGTGGCCTCGGTCTTGGCCTCGTCATCTCCAACGATATCGCTTCCGATTATGGCGGTCGTATCGAGGTGACGAGCAGTGGGGCGGGCACGTCTTTTTCCGTATATCTGAAGCGAGCATGA
- a CDS encoding EamA family transporter codes for MKNLFLAWQFWALLSAAFAALTAIFAKIGIENVNSDFATFIRTIVILAAAGLMVYVTGNWQQPSTISGRTWLFLVLSGLATGASWICYFRALKIGDAARVAPIDKLSVVFVAVFAVLFLGERLSLPNWLGIVLIACGAVLVAYRG; via the coding sequence ATGAAGAACCTGTTTCTCGCCTGGCAATTCTGGGCGCTTTTATCGGCGGCCTTTGCGGCGCTGACCGCCATTTTCGCCAAGATCGGCATCGAAAACGTCAATTCCGATTTTGCCACCTTCATCCGCACCATCGTCATTCTCGCCGCCGCGGGCCTGATGGTTTATGTCACCGGCAACTGGCAGCAGCCCTCCACCATCTCGGGGCGGACCTGGCTATTCCTCGTGCTTTCGGGTCTGGCGACCGGCGCGTCATGGATATGTTATTTCCGGGCACTAAAGATCGGCGATGCCGCCCGTGTCGCGCCCATCGACAAGCTCAGTGTCGTCTTCGTCGCCGTCTTTGCGGTGCTGTTTCTGGGAGAAAGACTGTCGCTGCCCAACTGGCTCGGCATCGTGCTGATTGCCTGCGGCGCGGTGCTCGTGGCGTATCGCGGATAG
- a CDS encoding cellulose synthase: protein MPMNKPLSTSALILLLIALAAFHWRDNILGRVSDVHTSAVGDNRATPRISPAANPAQISAFVKNREMAQATTPVTTPPVTVPASDPLPVMQAGGQAPQMQTAQAPRTPQPASADMPEVDLSALRYFAARGDTQRLQAEIARLRTLYPNWTPPADPLAIPENGDPKLDAMWQLYTDGRYAEVRKAIADRQQAEPGWQPPDNLIGMLSLAEARQRLVNASDLKQYSAVVDTAANNPALLTCGEVDVLWRVADAFANSDRMGRARDAYLYILNNCTAASDRLATVQKASALLPAEMMGELLAKEKPGADGQLEFEPVKNDLARQFVAKAGEKPKEGEKEGVTVPSAYLMRLERLAETDKLASDALLLGWYNIRQKNMAEAEKWFRKTREEEDSASASQGLALALIDRNEPREAEDVMYKWRTSSDDALATYLAATANLLALQPPVVLPPDVLQRIAGETVARKDAATAQQFGWYSLAFRQTPLALQWFSTALGWKPDDEPSAYGMAVSYHDLRNLAGLRGIQQQWASRSQRIADVGTARMVDQSGQIVAPVSTPPLTQQMTAPAPTYAPQGGTAMVYDQPVVQQQPEPSRKQARRPVQAQRETSAASRPRSCAAYPDPQRLPPQQALDLGWCLMETNRPAEALKAFESAIEGGQSTVKSDAAYGQSLAYLRMGLTDHAAVSATKSRMDRPRATELQVSILADRAVSAFQSKRYSETLLLLDQRARLADERTDLMVLRGYSYLAMRRYGEAAQIFESLTAIGNQDGIKGLAAVRSARPSNGPQGGG, encoded by the coding sequence ATGCCGATGAATAAGCCACTGTCGACCTCGGCTCTCATCCTGCTTCTGATTGCGCTTGCTGCCTTCCACTGGCGCGATAACATTCTCGGACGGGTGTCGGACGTGCATACATCGGCGGTCGGCGATAACCGGGCGACACCGCGCATTTCACCGGCGGCCAATCCGGCGCAGATCAGTGCTTTCGTCAAAAATCGTGAGATGGCGCAGGCAACGACGCCCGTCACGACACCGCCGGTCACCGTTCCGGCAAGCGATCCGCTACCGGTGATGCAGGCTGGCGGGCAGGCGCCGCAAATGCAGACGGCACAGGCCCCGCGAACGCCGCAGCCCGCCTCGGCCGATATGCCGGAAGTCGATCTCAGCGCGCTGCGCTATTTTGCAGCCCGTGGGGATACCCAGCGGCTTCAGGCCGAAATCGCGCGTCTTCGCACGCTTTATCCCAACTGGACGCCGCCGGCCGATCCTCTCGCCATTCCCGAAAACGGCGATCCCAAGCTCGACGCCATGTGGCAGCTTTATACCGATGGCCGTTATGCCGAAGTGCGCAAGGCGATTGCCGATCGCCAGCAGGCCGAACCCGGCTGGCAACCACCCGACAATCTCATTGGCATGCTCTCGCTTGCCGAAGCCCGCCAGCGGCTCGTCAATGCGTCCGATCTCAAGCAATATTCGGCGGTCGTGGATACCGCCGCGAACAATCCCGCCCTGCTGACCTGCGGCGAGGTCGATGTCCTGTGGCGGGTCGCCGATGCCTTCGCCAATAGCGACCGGATGGGACGGGCGCGCGACGCTTATCTTTACATCCTCAACAATTGCACGGCCGCCAGCGACAGGCTCGCGACGGTGCAGAAGGCATCCGCGCTTTTGCCGGCGGAGATGATGGGCGAGTTGCTGGCCAAGGAAAAACCGGGTGCCGACGGTCAGCTGGAATTCGAGCCGGTCAAGAACGATCTCGCCCGACAGTTCGTGGCAAAGGCCGGAGAAAAACCGAAAGAGGGCGAAAAGGAAGGCGTCACCGTTCCTTCCGCCTATCTGATGCGGCTTGAAAGACTTGCCGAGACCGACAAGCTTGCAAGTGACGCCCTGCTGCTCGGCTGGTACAACATCCGCCAGAAGAACATGGCAGAAGCGGAAAAGTGGTTCCGCAAGACGCGTGAGGAAGAAGACAGCGCTTCGGCCTCGCAGGGTCTGGCGCTGGCGCTGATCGACCGTAATGAGCCGCGCGAGGCCGAAGACGTCATGTATAAATGGCGCACGTCATCAGATGATGCGCTTGCGACCTATCTTGCCGCCACGGCCAATCTTCTGGCCCTGCAGCCACCGGTCGTTCTGCCGCCTGACGTGCTGCAGCGCATTGCCGGGGAAACGGTGGCGCGCAAGGATGCGGCCACCGCGCAGCAATTCGGCTGGTATTCGCTTGCTTTCCGGCAGACACCGCTTGCTTTGCAATGGTTCAGCACGGCCCTTGGCTGGAAACCCGATGATGAGCCGTCGGCCTATGGCATGGCCGTCAGTTATCACGATCTGCGTAATCTGGCCGGTCTGCGTGGCATACAGCAGCAATGGGCGAGCCGCTCTCAACGTATTGCCGATGTTGGCACGGCGCGGATGGTGGATCAGTCCGGGCAGATTGTTGCCCCCGTGAGCACACCGCCCCTTACCCAACAGATGACGGCGCCCGCGCCGACCTATGCGCCGCAGGGCGGAACGGCGATGGTCTATGACCAGCCTGTCGTCCAGCAGCAGCCCGAACCTTCGCGCAAGCAGGCGCGCCGGCCGGTGCAGGCGCAAAGGGAAACCAGCGCCGCCTCCCGTCCACGCTCCTGCGCGGCCTATCCCGACCCACAGCGTCTGCCGCCGCAACAGGCGCTCGATCTCGGCTGGTGCCTGATGGAAACGAACCGTCCGGCAGAGGCTCTGAAAGCTTTCGAATCCGCGATTGAAGGCGGCCAGTCGACGGTGAAAAGCGACGCGGCCTATGGCCAGAGCCTTGCTTATCTGCGCATGGGGCTGACGGACCATGCAGCCGTCTCGGCAACGAAATCGCGCATGGATCGCCCGCGTGCGACCGAATTGCAGGTCTCGATCCTGGCCGACAGGGCGGTCTCCGCCTTCCAGTCGAAACGGTATTCGGAAACGCTTCTGCTGCTCGACCAGCGGGCGCGGTTGGCAGACGAGCGAACGGACCTGATGGTGCTGCGTGGCTATTCCTATCTTGCCATGCGCCGGTATGGCGAGGCGGCCCAGATTTTCGAAAGCCTGACAGCCATCGGGAATCAGGACGGCATCAAGGGGCTGGCGGCCGTGCGCTCGGCCCGACCGAGCAACGGCCCTCAGGGCGGTGGCTGA
- a CDS encoding GNAT family N-acetyltransferase, whose protein sequence is MRIDIIDTDAGFEAIRENWDAVFMADPHARHFLSWGWLRDYMPRRKRWFILALRERTEGSPYVAFFPLRLVTEPDKKTGRFHDSIVMAGNAAADYTGFISRPDYENHAIAGFCSYIRQQNWTELKLDYLCGGPERRDAMIQALQGPLVMFRDSMPTNPYNINNCICPVVSLPETFDAYLESHMSSQTRQKLRRFLRKVEGGDEYRITFATRDTLKREMDILFDFWRVRWAPHKGKERTELLIGATRQMLMDVWLRGDLEVPVLWFGDQPLGALANIIDRQKKSVLFYITGRDEDWKTPSPGLVLHGHCIRRAIEQGFKTYDFLRGNEPYKYFFGPEEHKLSCTLFRTRSGDNLGGTLHPRSVRFVYEQALKLYKSGKKSEASIAFGQVLSAAPDHLGAQFGLANLAFDRGEFREAEIAFLSLIAAGHEPVVLWLRIGETRLAQQHYHEASEAFRQVTNRAPFHREALYKCAVALIAAERQMEAAEILERLQHYHSDDAAHLEYAEKARAALARLEKAKTTVPLPPDVIKLAAKPKTTGKRWHPPKVLH, encoded by the coding sequence ATGCGCATCGATATCATCGACACGGATGCCGGCTTCGAGGCTATCCGGGAAAACTGGGACGCGGTGTTCATGGCCGATCCCCATGCCCGGCATTTCCTTTCCTGGGGCTGGCTTCGGGATTACATGCCGCGCCGCAAACGCTGGTTCATCCTGGCGCTGCGCGAGCGCACGGAAGGCTCGCCTTACGTGGCGTTTTTCCCCTTGCGCCTCGTCACCGAGCCGGACAAGAAGACCGGCCGCTTTCACGACAGCATCGTCATGGCCGGCAATGCGGCGGCGGATTACACCGGCTTCATCTCCCGGCCGGACTATGAGAACCACGCCATTGCCGGTTTCTGCTCCTATATACGCCAGCAGAACTGGACCGAGCTGAAGCTCGACTATCTCTGCGGCGGGCCGGAAAGGCGCGACGCGATGATCCAGGCGCTTCAGGGTCCACTCGTCATGTTCCGCGACAGCATGCCGACCAACCCCTACAACATCAACAATTGCATCTGCCCGGTCGTGAGTTTGCCCGAGACGTTCGACGCTTATCTCGAAAGCCATATGAGCAGCCAGACGCGGCAGAAGCTCCGGCGCTTCCTGCGAAAGGTGGAGGGTGGCGACGAATACCGCATCACCTTCGCAACCAGGGACACTCTCAAGCGGGAGATGGACATCCTGTTCGATTTCTGGCGCGTTCGCTGGGCGCCGCACAAGGGCAAGGAGCGCACCGAACTCCTGATCGGCGCGACGCGGCAGATGTTGATGGATGTCTGGCTGCGTGGCGATCTGGAAGTGCCGGTGCTGTGGTTCGGCGACCAGCCGCTTGGGGCGCTTGCCAACATCATCGACCGGCAGAAAAAATCGGTCCTGTTCTACATTACCGGCCGCGACGAGGACTGGAAGACGCCGTCCCCCGGCCTCGTGCTGCATGGGCACTGCATCCGCAGGGCGATCGAGCAGGGTTTTAAGACCTATGATTTCCTGCGCGGCAACGAGCCCTATAAATATTTCTTCGGCCCGGAAGAGCACAAGCTGAGTTGCACCCTGTTCCGCACCCGCTCTGGCGACAATCTCGGCGGCACGCTCCACCCGCGCAGCGTCCGTTTCGTTTACGAACAGGCCCTGAAACTCTACAAGAGCGGTAAGAAAAGCGAGGCGAGCATTGCCTTCGGGCAGGTTCTTTCCGCAGCGCCGGATCATCTCGGCGCGCAGTTCGGGCTTGCCAACCTCGCCTTCGACCGCGGTGAGTTCCGGGAAGCCGAGATCGCCTTTCTCAGCCTCATCGCAGCAGGCCACGAACCCGTCGTCCTTTGGTTGCGCATCGGCGAAACGCGGCTTGCGCAACAGCATTATCACGAGGCATCCGAGGCCTTCCGCCAGGTAACCAACCGCGCGCCGTTCCACCGGGAAGCACTTTACAAATGCGCGGTAGCGCTGATTGCCGCCGAACGACAGATGGAGGCGGCGGAAATCCTCGAAAGGCTGCAACACTATCATTCCGACGATGCGGCGCATCTGGAATATGCCGAAAAAGCCCGCGCCGCCCTTGCACGGCTGGAAAAGGCAAAGACCACGGTTCCGCTACCGCCCGATGTCATCAAGCTTGCCGCCAAACCGAAAACGACGGGCAAGCGCTGGCATCCGCCAAAGGTTTTGCATTAA